Within the Corticium candelabrum chromosome 6, ooCorCand1.1, whole genome shotgun sequence genome, the region AGATCTAATTGAGAGCCGTAGGAACCATGCAATCTGTTCAGTCGAGTTTTGGCCGGGGTATCTTTCAAAAACTATTCTTTGGACAGTCGTCGACTGCGCAAAACTTCTGATTGATGTATAGgcgattaaatagctaatataTTGAGAGTTGAAACGAAAGTAAATTAAAGCATCGTAATTGCTATTTACTCTGCCTACAGGACTAAGGTCAAAGCCTAGCCACGTACTAGAGTAATTTTTAGTAAATGAGAGTGATTATTTAAGAACTTGTTTTACAATAGATTGCTAGATACCAGCTAGTGTGCTGGAAGACTGCTCTATTGGCACTATCGCTGAACCTCAATTtcttagcgcgcgctaggccggaccacttttCGCTACTATCTCTAAAAGGGTTTGTAATGATAGGAAAAACCCACTCAGACTGAACTGGTTTAGAACTAGACGATTCATCAAATTTGTGCAACAGCCTTATGCGCAACAATTATAATTAGAAACTCCTGGCTCGGAACAGATTTTTGATAACCTTAAACACTTTCCATGCAATTATTTGTTTCTAATTGTCTCACAGTATGACGCCTCAAATGCGTACTGATAAATAAACGACGCCCTCGTTTAGACGCCTGAGCTATAGCGAGTGATACCAAATTAGACGTCACGGTGTTTATttaaagaaatacggtattattaattaattaattacgtaattGACAATATACTTACGCAGTTCATGACTTGGCCAATCATGCCGTTGCCTTCACCAAACTCGTTCACTAATCCGTATTTTAGATCGGGCGACAGCGACATGTTGTACGTAAATCTCATCTCATCAGCGAGCCAATTCATCATGTCGACAACGATTCCAGCAAAAGGACCGTTGTGAGCCTCCGTCAAAAGGGTATTATTGGGatcgtatataacgaatggaGGTTCCTAGGCAAACAGAAATTTTACTGAGTATAACATTAGGTACTTATactttattgattgatttgaaTAATTTATTCagttatttactatttatttatttatttatttatttatttaattatttagttatttaattatttatgaatttatttatatttattcatttatctatttttatttgtttgtttacctatttatgtatttaattatttatttataaatatgtattaaaataaatataatagatagataaataaagatacataaatatatctatttgtttgtttgtgtgtgtatttgtttatctgtttatttgtttatttgtttatttgtttatttgtttatttgtttatttgtttatttttggtttatatgtttatctgttatcTGTTTAACTGttcatctgtttatttgtttaacggtctatttatatttattgatttactaaTATTGTAtcaaattaatacattaaactATTACTATCATGGTGGTGACTTTGAAGTTAGTCTTAGCAGGAGCACATTTCTGCAATGATCTTCTATAACGATTGTGACTTTTCTTGTTCTTCAAACCCAAAGACGATATTTCGCGTGTCCAaccagtcatgacgtcataaacTCCAATcttcaataaataaaatttaatcaTTAGTAGTAAACACTTTTACGCCATTTTTGCGCACTTACTGTGGCAACGTGAAACTTGCCGATGTCTAGTATGTCGTACAGTGTAGGATGCATTCTCTCGTTATTAGCATCAAATTGAATTGGTCCAGAAATGCCATGCAGATTATGCTAAAATAGCATTACAATGAAAACATTAATGATGAAGTCAAAGTCTGTCTTGTAGAAACTGCAGCTTTCTACCTCGTTGATCATACGGACAACACAGTTTGATGCACTTTTACATCGAGTACGTCTCCATTGGTTGTTAGCGACGTGAATGAGAGCAAGTAGTGAATCATGTAAGTCAAGTACCTGTAACTAACATTTGGACAAACTAATTATTCATTCTATTTGAAAATCAAAGGTAGCATCTCTGTTTACCTTTTGGTAAAGACTTGTCAATTCTAGATCTGCATACTGAAGCGATGAAACGGTTTCAAGAAGTTGATCAGTAAGTTGATTTTTTGGAATTGCTCTCTGAAGACCGTATACAGAATGTACCATGAGAGACCCAAAAGATATAGCTGCTGGAGTCTACAAGAATGAAGTGGGTAAGAGTTACTCATTATGGCCAGATTTTTACTGGTTTACTGTTTTATTAGTTAAATGTAAGAtaatacagacacagacagacagacagacgactgGACGGACCGACAGACAAGAGATCAAGCGGGCGTGCAGGCAggtagaaagacagacagacaaacagacagacatacagatagacagactgacagacagattgacagacagacaaacagataaacagacagacaggcacacacacacacacacacacacacacacacacacacacacactttaaaaacacacagactgcGGCCTAGTGGTTGCCGGACATTCTTGTAGTTTATGATATGTGGAAGCTTTAGTGTcgatatataaaaatatactaccattgacagagagagagagagagagagagagagacagacagacagacagacagacagacagacatatactTTATTCTTAGATAGACTCTACtagtacatatgctaggaatttgtgaaagcaaacctgtccttgcaaacaacaaagttatCGATTAATTAACGGATGGACTTAGCCTTGAATGCCAAAatgaaataatctatctaaatcaccatgattaggtgacagacagacaaacagacagacaaacagacagaaagacagacagacagacagacagacagacagacagacagacagacagacagacaaacagacagacagacaacaaacaattgaaaaatacattaacagacaaataaacaattacaacaaacgaacagacaacaacataacaaaacagaaaaacaagtAACTTACATATTCCACTAGATGTCCACTCAATAGCCACGGTCGCAATAAGTCTTTACCTGCTCTTTGATTCCTGATATGAAACAGCTATTTCAAACAGAAAAGAAAGATAGAAATCGAAAACAGTGACCATCAGAACCAACAACCCATTATACCTTCTTGACTACGCGGTAGCACATGTAAGTACGGCAGTGAACCAAAACAAAATCGGCAACTCCGTCAACAGTTTCCTCATAAATATCGAGGAAGCTATCGTTGTGCTTTACAAAAACGAATTTGGATATAGAAAACGTTGAGTTCACTTCATGCAGCCGGTCGATCAACTTCGTGTCTATAACAAGATAACATATAACGATAAATTGTTTTTAATAAATCTATTACGTCGtacataaatttaataataaataaaaaaatattaaataaataaaaattattttatttatttatatacttTACTATAATATTTATACAGCATCTACTGACCTATAACCACACCTAAATCATAACAATCAAAGAATTTAACAGATAAAAAAtaagacaaacaatgaaaaaataaatacataaaaaacaaataaataaataaataaacaaataaataaataaataaataaataaataaataaaaaataaataaataaataaataaagaaagaaagaaagaaacaaacaaacaaataaataaataaataaataaacaaataaataaaaaataaataaataagtaaataaataaataaataaataataaaataaataaaaaatataaacaaataaggaaaaaataaatgtataaataaataaataaataagtaaataaataaatgtataaataaataaataaataaatagaaaagtaaataagtaaataaataaataaataaataaataaataaatacaaaaaatagaaataaataaatagataaataaagaaaaaataaataaataaatgaagaacgaaataaataaaagtaaacaaataaatatacataaacaaataaataaataaataattgtataattatataaataaataaataaaaatatataactaattaaataagcAAATGAGgaaaaataaatgtataaataataaatatataactaaataataaataaattaataaatagataaataattatatgtataatgaaataaataaataaataaataaatatctaaataactaaattaataagtgtacaaataaataaataaataaataattaaataaataaataaataaataaataaataaataaataattaaataaataaataaataaataaatcaataaataaataaatagataaataaataaataaatgaataatgaattatgtaaatgtataaataaataaatatatatataaataaatgaataaatgaataaataaataaatacataaataaaattaatatttaaataaataaattaataaatgaataaatgaatagataaataagtattaaataaataaataaatgaatgaatgaataaataaattaataagtaaataaatatataaatgaataagtaaataaataaataaagtaagtaaataaataaataaatgaataaaggaaatacatacataaatacgtaaataaataaataaataaataaatgaatgtatgaataaataaataaataagtaaataaatatttaaaaagtaaataaataagtgaagtgaataaataaataaataaagtatgtaaatatataaataaataaatagatcaataaataaataaataaataaatagataagtaaataaataaatgaataatgaattatataaatgtataaataaataaatatatatataaataaatgaataaatgaataaataaataaatacataaataaaattaatatttaaataaataaattaataaatgaataaatgaatagataaataagtaataagtaaataaataaatgaatgaatgaataaataaattaataagtaaataaatatataaatgaataagtaaataaatatataaagtaagtaaataaataaataaatgaataaaggaaatacatacataaatacgtaaataaataaataaataaataaatgaatgtatgaataaataaataaataagtaaataaatatttaaaaagtaaataagtaagtgaagtgaataaataaataaataaagtatgtaaatatataaataaataaatagatcaataaataaataaataaataaataaataaataaataaatatataagtaaATACATagataaataagtaaataggtaaataaataagtaaatatataaatatatataaattgataaaataaatgtataaataattaaatagataaatagataaataagtaaataagtaagtaagtaaataaataaataaatcaacaaataaatatttattaaatagttATTAGGTAAATGTAcaattaagtaaataaataaatagatatataaatatatcagcaaataaataaataaatatgtaaatatatattaaaaacatatgtaattaaataaataaataatatgtaattaattaagtaaatgaatgaataaataaataaattaataaataaatgtgtaaataagttaataaataaatataaatagataaaGAAATATATGAATGGATaagtaattaagtaaataCAGAAATGactaaataagtaataaatatatgtgaatagagaaagaaatatataaatgcataagtaattaaataaataaatatataaataaatataaatagataaataaatgtataagtaagtaaatagatagaaaagaaacaaagaaatttactttttaaaattatttatataaagtTAATATTTTAAGTAAATTACGAAATATACAaagttaatatttatattcCATCATATATCAAATCGCTTGCAACGTATGTATCTGTTAAGTCTTATTGGTTTACCAGTATTTTTATCTCCTAGATAAACTGCAGACGTCCAATTCAGACTGTTGGCGACGGCAGAAACGACGGCGACGTCCGAGCTGTCTTGGTATGCGAAACTCAGGTGGGAGGATGAGCAATGGAAGTCAACGTCGTGTGATGCAGGATTTGATAGAATGGGTACTCCATAGCCAGACGCACAGGTTGACAGACACAGTCTCGTCATATGCACGACCGGGTGAGTAGTAGCCAAGCGACATGCTCCATCTGAATAAGCAatgtaaaataattaattaattaagctatgCATGATGCATGCAGCAATGCATAGAGGAGTTAGGAAATGGGTCTGGCCTGTGTTTCGCACGTTGACGACTTCCACTCTTCCTACTGTCGTCGATGCATTGCGAAAATAATGTCGCACCACTTCGTCTCGTACAGTTTCAACTGTCACTCTTGTGTAGTCGTTATCAATGAGTACGTCTGCAAGACAATGATCACCTTCCTTGCAATAACAGTTTACAAAACTAGACTAGGAAGTCAACCGACTATTACGTACAGGCGATATTCCCGCTTGAAATCGGGGAGTCTAGAGTTGTTCTTTCTTCAACAACGGAGTTGTTGGAACCACGAGAAGTCGGAATGTTGACGACAATGAGAAGGCACattgaaagaaaagaaagcaTTTGATTGGTGGTGTAAAGTCACTTGTTTGATCACACGTCAAGCACTCTAGATCCGCTTGAGCTACAAGAAGAATCAATGGTTACTAAAAATAGGTCGAGCTGGATACGAATGCTCACGTGTTGCACGTGACCGTCTTTAGAGCACTAAGAACGCCACCTTTGTAATAACTTCTAGAGCGTATACTTTTAAATACAACAACGTAACATGCTGCATCAACGTGAAGAACtctaaatattaaatatttcaaGAAACGGTGTCTAGACAACGAACCATTCTCGCTGTCAGACAGCAACGCCAAATCATCTGCTCTCAACAGCTACTGTATAATGACGTGCCCAAGCCTAGATTGCCATTTCCATGTGTATGTCATAGCTATCGAAAATCTGTGCGGACTCTGAAGTCGCCGAAAGATTAATGGCCAGctttaacgcgcgctaagaaACGCGGTCAATACGTAAACTCAATTTTCTTGATACCCAACCTCGCAAGAATTATATTTAGTCAGTATTAGTCAAACTCAGCgatgtattttgtgtttatacTCACCCGTAGAGTACAAATGTCAGATTCACGAAAACAAATAGGGAAgatatataaattagttatttaatcagttataGCATTGGGCTGGAAGTCTGCGGCAAACAGCTGCTGGCTGAAGTACACTTTTGAAAACTAGTCCGACGTTACAAGCCGGACTGGCTCCGGCGCACACGCAGTCCAACGTCCAGAAAGCCCTACGGATAGACACGAAAAAGACTGACGCACAAACATTGTTGCATCTTCACATCACTTTGAGAAAGTTATCGTTTACTAGCTTGTAATTAGCTTATCTAAGGGACTGATTAGATATACCGCGTAGCAAACGACTAAAAGCTTGAAAATGGCGAGACTTCCAGTCCGTCTGGCTTCTATGTACGAGATCTCTTTCTGATAGCTCTATGCCAAAATATCAAAACCTCAACTAAGTTTTTTACTGTAACACAGATGCGTAATGCAGTTGTAGAGGCGTGGACACGAGAGTTTGTGGTGTAGTACATTGTGCATAACCAGCATTCTTGGTGTTAGTGATGACATTTTGCGGCTTTATCGTCCGACTTGGATTCTGGAATACCATGGAAGGTTTCAACTTTACCAACCTAaagtaaatatcaataaacatTATGACTAAATAATAAAAGCCTAGCCTGAACCGTAACGTTCATTATCTGTCTGccgttttgtttgtctgcccgtCCCTCCGTCCGTCTCGTCCGTCCAGTCCTGTCCGTCTCGTCCGTCCAGtcctgtccgtccgtccgtccgtccgtccgtttgtcgttttgtcggtctgtttgtttgtctgtctgtctgtctgtatgtatgtatgtctgtttgtctgtctgcctgtctgtccgtacgtatgtatgtatgcatgtatgtggctcaatcggttagagtgtgcagttggagattggcaacatccgggaccttcgaatcagagttcgagtgcggaagggccacatacataaattcccttgagcaaggaactaacatacaattgcctctctctccggagtgacagttctgtccagcaagtatgaagtatgaagtatgaagtacagcaagtatgacgtacctagtgacatgatagagtGACTGCTGAAAGTCTAGAGTATAGCAAgattagtcattgcagtatcgaagCTGGGCCTTAtggggctcttgtatgtacgtatgcacaaaaaaatgtatgtatgtatgtatgtatgtatgtatgtatgtatgtatgtatgtatgtatgtatgtatgtatgtatgtatgtatgtatgtatgtatgtatgtatgtatgtatgtatgtatgtatgtatgtcagtctgaATGTctaattttgatgattttctgtatgacaaagacgttcaacattttctttattgactgttattgttatgcatacatcaaagttagcgattgttattgatagagtaagagttcaaatataacaaactgtccgtctgtccgtctgtctgtccgtccgtccgtccgtctgtccgtggCTGTCGCAAACCGTATTTAGCACAGAAGAATATTTACTCACTTGTAAGTCTATAGTAATGTCTCCTCCATTGGAAGGTCTAGTGTTTGACACCTTCCTTTGTCTTCTTACTATCCATGTCACCCGCTGAACTACCGCAACGACCACAGACATTCCAACTGCAACGGCTAGAATGATAAACACACCCTTCATGTCAACAATCCGAAGCTGCTTGACGTCTGTAGCCTCTCTGGGCGAATGCCACGTGCTACATATACCCTCCTTCAGCCACTTGGTCGTTAGACCCTCATAAATCCCCGATTCTCTCAATTTTAGAATCGCCAGAGAAAAGTTTTCAGCGTACGGCATTCCCTTCGGCAAGGCCAAACCGTAAGCGTGCATGTTAAATTTCCTACCAATCACTACACTCTGGCACGGTTCATTTGAGGCAAAGTATTCAAGAATGGGTTCGTCCCAGATAAAGATGTAGTCTCCTTTAGTTTGACGTTCGACGCGCTGGATCGCCTCCTCCGCAGTGTCTACCAACGCCCCGTCGACCGAAGTCATAAAATCATACATCCGCTGATGAATGGGAAGAGTAGACTCATTCAAGAAGTCTAAAATGGACGAATCCTTAACCGTTCCGTACAATATGTCGCTCTGCTTTGCCAGCTCGTTGAGAGAGTTGATATTCGTTGTAAAACTGTTTGCGGTGAGAAATGCTGCCAAGTTGGCCGTGTATGTGGCTACAATGACGAGACAAAAGAAGAACCAGCCGCCGACTAGAATTTTACCCGAAACAGATGGAATGGTTTCGGGGCCTTGCTGCATTGCCGAGGTATAGAACACCCAGAATGACCTACTCACCTCACTAATCGTTGATCGAGGACAAGAATCGGTCGAATCCGCCGTCTCAAATCGATTGTAACGACTGAGTCTTCTTGAAAGTGAATGGACGATGCAAACGATGACGGTGATGGCGCCGATCACAACCGTCGTCGTCAAATCGAAGGGATCGAGAAACGACCACAATCTCGACTCGTCCTGTTTTTTTCTGTAGGCGAGAAGACTTTTACCTACGTCCGAATAAGGCTCCGTGAAGTGAATATACTTGGAACGACTTTGAGTAATAGTAATGGCTGCTGCAATTAGGTCAGATTCCTGTGTGATcaaataaatcaattaattggacaatatttaattaaaagcaaTTAGTGATCCACGCAAGTTTGGGAGTATAAAAGATACATTGTGTCTGTGGCTGCCTATATCggcaaaaattatttttatatataaaaaattgaacagttaatattaattgtccAATTCTATACAGTAACTGCCAACTGCATTCTGTTAGATGAGTAGTCAGtccaaaataaataaataaaatttatcaaGCAAGTCTAGTTATACATAAgcttttaatatatttataaaaatttatataaacATGCAACAGAATCCAGTTTTCTAAAATTGCTTTACTAATTAAAGATTTTGACTTGGTCTGAAAGACCAAGGCCATATGAGCCTTCAGGAATGGTGTGTATCCATCAACTAATCTCAACAAGATTATGACTATGAAGGGCGTGGTAAAATGATATTGAAAGACCACATTCACAAATTCTTAAATCTAGATTTAAGGAAAGACGCGTGTAGTGTACTGGTACATGTACCTGTGGAATTAAGAGATGTCGCAAATTCTACCTATAAACTCCCGTATGTTTTTGTTAGACCTTTACGTCCACGTGATTATTATGGCACATGGGCAATAAATTCGTTCACTTACGCAGTTCATTATTTGTCCAACCATTCCGTTGCCTTCACCATACTTGTTTACCAACCCATACTTGCGATCAGATGGCAGTGACATGGTGTACGTAAAATTTAGCTCCTTAGCAAGCCATTCCATCATGTCCACAATGATGCCTGCAAACGGACCACTGTGAGCGTCTCCGGACAATGTATTGTTTGGATCATATATAACAAACGGAGGCTCCTAAGTACACAATTGCGAGTCAGCTTATACTCATGCATCTCTTTATCACATTTATTGAGATTACTATCATGGTTGTGGTTCTGAAATGACCTTCAGCAGGATAACAGGTTTGTGCAGATCTTCGATAAAGATGAGATCTCTTTATGCCCTTTGCACTTAAAGACGATAATTTTCGTACCCAACCGGTGCTGACGTCATAAACTCCAATCTAAAAAATTAACAGATAGAGACTGCAGAGATGGTCCAGATAGAATTGTAAACGAGCCTACTGTGGCAACGAGAAAGGGACTGATGTCCAGGATGTTGTAAAGCATTGGATAGACTCTCTCTGAAGTAGTTCTGAATTGAATCCTTCCATTGATACCTTGCAGATTGTACTTAAGTTAATAAACGTAAAACACATTTAGAATTATAAGATGTGGTGTATACACAGTTGCTATGCTACCTCATTGACAATACGAGAAAAGAAATCAGACGCAGTTGAATTCCACAGTCGTTGGTCTTCGATCATCCGAAAGAGAACCACTAGCGAGTCATGCAAGTCGAGCAACTGCATCTGAAACGTCATTCCATCAGATTATGTGTCTATAGCTAGAGGTTTGCGGGGATGCGTGAGTAACCTCGTTACCTGTTGTTCAAGACTTGGCAAACCCTCTCTCGTAAACTGCAATGAAGTAATCGCATTGAAATGTTGTTCAGCATGAACCGTTTTGTGAATAGCCTTCTGAAGACCGTAGGTCTTAGAGGGAACCACAAGCGAACGGGATGAAACTGCTTGGGTCTAAATCAATAAACAGTCATCATTATTAATctacaataattaaataacgTTTTGCCAGTTTTGCTCTCTCATACGTTGACTTCTCTCTGTATTAGTCTGTTACCCTACTCCCATACCTATTCCTCCCTGGCCCTTTCACTCACTATACATCGCACCCTCCGTCTATTCGTCATTTGTTCACCCTTTTTCTTCTTAtgctaatatatatatatatatatatatatatatatagacgtCACAGGGGCCCTTAAAATTGTTAACTTGTACATGTGGCGATTGGCCGACAGTTTTGGGGTGATtaatgttacacacacacacacacacacacacacacacacacacacacacacacacacacacacacacacacacacgcacacacacacacacacacacacaccgacagtCAGATTAGCCTTTTTATGTGTAGAGAGATAATCATCTTTTCTTTTCTGTCTTTCCTCTGACCTtttcctttcttcttctttcctCTCATAACTCTTATATGTAGTACGCATACAAgtcacccacccacacccacgcactcCCCCACGCACACAGTCTGTCACTTTTTACACATAGTCAACAGAGGCGTAGTCAGGCCCTCACACCAACTCTTCACCGTTAACGGCTTGCTGCTTATGGCGTAATTGGGAAAGATACATGCCCTAGCAATAAGTGCGCAATACGCAGCTCAGTATTGATAAATTCTTTAATTCATCCAAGCACTTACCACTAGAAATCCAGCATCTGTTCATAGATAAGTTACCGTAACTAAAGTCAATAAATGGTATGCGAGCACCTCTATTTCAAATTAACGAAGGGCCTGCATTCACCTCTTCATTGCCAAAAATATTGGACTGCACCATGCGTTTAGGATGCAAAATGGCAAATCGATCAACAATTTGGTCAATATCAACTACACGCTGTCGGCCGATGCACTTTCATGAGTGTCAA harbors:
- the LOC134181467 gene encoding glutamate receptor 1-like; the protein is MQQGPETIPSVSGKILVGGWFFFCLVIVATYTANLAAFLTANSFTTNINSLNELAKQSDILYGTVKDSSILDFLNESTLPIHQRMYDFMTSVDGALVDTAEEAIQRVERQTKGDYIFIWDEPILEYFASNEPCQSVVIGRKFNMHAYGLALPKGMPYAENFSLAILKLRESGIYEGLTTKWLKEGICSTWHSPREATDVKQLRIVDMKGVFIILAVAVGMSVVVAVVQRVTWIVRRQRKVSNTRPSNGGDITIDLQVGKVETFHGIPESKSDDKAAKCHH
- the LOC134180817 gene encoding uncharacterized protein LOC134180817; the encoded protein is MQLLDLHDSLVVLFRMIEDQRLWNSTASDFFSRIVNEYNLQGINGRIQFRTTSERVYPMLYNILDISPFLVATIGVYDVSTGWVRKLSSLSAKGIKRSHLYRRSAQTCYPAEGHFRTTTMIVISINVIKRCMSIS